One Sphaerisporangium krabiense DNA segment encodes these proteins:
- the rpsG gene encoding 30S ribosomal protein S7, with protein MPRKGPAGRRQLVADPVFNSPLVTALINKVLLSGKRSLAQKIVYDALEGCRDKSGNDPVVTLKRALDNVKPTLEVRSRRVGGATYQVPVEVRAARSTTLALRWLVQYSRARREKTMTERLMNELLDASNGLGASVKRREDTHKMAESNKAFAHYRW; from the coding sequence ATGCCGCGCAAGGGTCCCGCCGGGCGCCGACAGCTGGTCGCAGACCCGGTGTTCAACTCGCCGCTCGTCACCGCGCTCATCAACAAGGTGCTGCTGAGCGGCAAGCGGTCGCTCGCTCAGAAGATCGTCTACGACGCCCTCGAGGGCTGCAGGGACAAGTCGGGCAACGACCCGGTCGTCACCCTCAAGCGAGCGCTGGACAACGTCAAGCCCACCCTTGAGGTGCGCAGCCGCCGTGTCGGTGGCGCCACCTACCAGGTGCCGGTGGAGGTGCGCGCCGCGCGCAGCACCACGCTGGCCCTCCGCTGGCTGGTGCAGTACTCCCGCGCCCGCCGCGAGAAGACCATGACCGAGCGGCTGATGAACGAGCTGCTCGACGCGAGCAACGGCCTCGGCGCGAGCGTGAAGCGGCGCGAGGACACCCACAAGATGGCCGAGTCCAACAAGGCCTTCGCCCACTACCGCTGGTAA
- the rpsL gene encoding 30S ribosomal protein S12, translated as MPTIQQLVRKGRQDKVTKTKTPALKGSPQLRGNCVRVYTTTPKKPNSALRKVARVRLSSGIEVTAYIPGVGHNLQEHSIVLVRGGRVKDLPGVRYKIVRGALDTQGVRNRKQARSRYGAKKEKS; from the coding sequence GTGCCCACAATTCAGCAGTTGGTCCGAAAGGGCCGACAGGACAAGGTCACTAAGACCAAGACTCCGGCGCTCAAAGGAAGCCCACAGCTTCGCGGCAACTGCGTGCGCGTCTACACCACGACCCCCAAGAAGCCGAACTCGGCGCTCCGTAAGGTCGCCCGTGTCCGCCTGAGCAGCGGCATCGAGGTCACGGCCTACATCCCGGGCGTCGGCCACAACCTTCAGGAGCACTCCATCGTGCTCGTGCGCGGCGGCCGTGTGAAGGACCTGCCGGGTGTCCGCTACAAGATCGTTCGCGGTGCGCTCGACACCCAGGGTGTCCGCAACCGCAAGCAGGCCCGCAGCCGCTACGGCGCCAAGAAGGAGAAGAGCTGA
- the fusA gene encoding elongation factor G, which produces MAHIDAGKTTTTERILFYTGINYKIGEVHEGAATMDWMEQEQERGITITSAATTCSWLDHTINIIDTPGHVDFTVEVERSLRVLDGAVAVFDAVAGVEPQSETVWRQADRYGVPRICFVNKMDRVGAEFHRCVDMIVSRLGATPLVIQLPWGVEADFKGVIDLVKMKGLLWSAEAAKGEMYDTVDIPADHAEVAREWRDKLIETVAENDDELMELYLEGVEPTEEQLVAAIRRTTLSSALNPVLCGTAFKNKGVQPLLDAIVAYLPAPTDIPAFKGHAVGNEEQEIERHADPNEPFAALAFKIMSDQHLGKLTYIRIYSGTLETGTAVINSVKGKKERIGKIYQMHANKREERSSAIAGQIVAVMGLKDTTTGDTLSDPTNQVVLESMNFPAPVINVAIEPKTKGDQEKLGTAIQRLAEEDPSFQVRRDEETGQTVIWGMGELHLEILVDRMRREFKVEANVGRPQVAYRETIRRKVEKVDYTHKKQTGGSGQFARVIIDLEPLGEGNDGYEFANKVTGGRIPREYIPSVDAGAQEAAEFGVLAGYPMVGVKVTLQDGTYHEVDSSEMAFKIAGSMAFKEAARRADAVILEPMMSVEVTTPEDYMGDVIGDLNGRRGQIQAMEDRTGAKVIQALVPLSEMFGYVGDLRSKTQGRAVYSMQFNSYAEVPPGIAKEIVAKARGE; this is translated from the coding sequence ATGGCCCATATCGACGCGGGCAAAACCACTACGACCGAGCGCATCCTGTTCTACACCGGCATCAACTACAAGATCGGTGAAGTCCACGAGGGCGCAGCCACCATGGACTGGATGGAGCAGGAGCAGGAGCGCGGCATCACCATCACCTCCGCCGCGACCACCTGTAGTTGGCTTGATCACACGATCAACATCATCGACACTCCCGGCCACGTCGACTTCACCGTCGAGGTCGAGCGCTCCCTGCGCGTCCTCGACGGCGCCGTCGCCGTCTTCGACGCCGTCGCCGGCGTCGAGCCCCAGTCCGAGACGGTCTGGCGGCAGGCGGACCGCTACGGCGTCCCGCGCATCTGCTTCGTCAACAAGATGGACCGCGTCGGCGCCGAGTTCCACCGCTGCGTCGACATGATCGTGTCGCGCCTGGGCGCCACGCCGCTGGTCATCCAGCTTCCGTGGGGCGTCGAGGCCGACTTCAAGGGCGTCATCGACCTGGTGAAGATGAAGGGCCTGCTCTGGAGCGCCGAGGCGGCCAAGGGCGAGATGTACGACACCGTCGACATCCCGGCCGACCACGCCGAGGTGGCCCGCGAGTGGCGCGACAAGCTCATCGAGACCGTGGCCGAGAACGACGACGAGCTCATGGAGCTCTACCTGGAGGGCGTCGAGCCCACCGAGGAGCAGCTCGTCGCCGCCATCCGCCGCACGACGCTGTCCAGCGCGCTCAACCCGGTCCTGTGCGGCACCGCGTTCAAGAACAAGGGCGTCCAGCCCCTGCTCGACGCGATCGTCGCCTACCTCCCGGCCCCGACCGACATCCCCGCCTTCAAGGGGCACGCGGTCGGCAACGAGGAGCAGGAGATCGAGCGGCACGCGGACCCGAACGAGCCGTTCGCCGCCCTGGCCTTCAAGATCATGAGCGACCAGCACCTGGGCAAGCTCACCTACATCCGCATCTACTCGGGCACGCTCGAGACCGGCACCGCGGTGATCAACTCGGTGAAGGGCAAGAAGGAGCGGATCGGCAAGATCTACCAGATGCACGCCAACAAGCGCGAGGAGCGCTCGTCGGCGATCGCCGGTCAGATCGTCGCCGTCATGGGCCTGAAGGACACCACCACCGGTGACACCCTCTCCGACCCGACCAACCAGGTCGTCCTGGAGTCGATGAACTTCCCCGCCCCGGTCATCAACGTGGCCATCGAGCCCAAGACCAAGGGCGACCAGGAGAAGCTCGGCACCGCGATCCAGCGCCTGGCCGAGGAGGACCCCTCCTTCCAGGTTCGCAGGGACGAGGAGACCGGCCAGACGGTCATCTGGGGTATGGGCGAGCTCCACCTGGAGATCCTCGTCGACCGGATGCGCCGCGAGTTCAAGGTCGAGGCCAACGTCGGCCGCCCGCAGGTCGCCTACCGCGAGACCATCCGCCGCAAGGTGGAGAAGGTCGACTACACGCACAAGAAGCAGACCGGTGGTTCCGGCCAGTTCGCGCGCGTGATCATCGACCTGGAGCCGCTGGGCGAGGGCAACGACGGCTACGAGTTCGCGAACAAGGTCACCGGTGGCCGCATCCCCAGGGAGTACATCCCCTCGGTGGACGCGGGCGCGCAGGAGGCCGCGGAGTTCGGCGTTCTGGCCGGCTACCCGATGGTGGGTGTGAAGGTCACCCTCCAGGACGGTACCTACCACGAGGTCGACTCCTCCGAAATGGCTTTCAAGATCGCCGGTTCGATGGCCTTCAAGGAGGCCGCGCGCCGCGCCGACGCCGTGATCCTTGAGCCCATGATGTCCGTCGAGGTCACCACGCCCGAGGACTACATGGGTGACGTCATCGGCGACCTCAACGGGCGCCGCGGGCAGATCCAGGCGATGGAGGACCGTACCGGGGCCAAGGTGATCCAGGCCCTGGTCCCGCTGTCAGAGATGTTCGGCTACGTGGGCGACCTGCGCAGCAAGACCCAGGGCCGGGCTGTCTACAGCATGCAGTTCAACTCCTATGCGGAGGTGCCCCCGGGCATCGCCAAGGAGATCGTCGCGAAGGCTCGGGGCGAATAG